One Rhodoferax ferrireducens T118 DNA segment encodes these proteins:
- a CDS encoding Rrf2 family transcriptional regulator, giving the protein MRLSTKGRFAVTAMIDVALREKLGPVPLSDIAVRQQISLSYLEQMFSKLRQHGLVASTRGPGGGYALGQQADRITVADIIGAVEDETDRSTKDAVRHAKTAASSAGKDMAQDLWDSLNTKMMDYMQSVTLRSLALGQLAKGVRIEEEPAPNRGVFKKPKQESVQRSVPNSVFALGQAMLARG; this is encoded by the coding sequence ATGCGACTCAGTACCAAAGGCCGATTTGCCGTCACAGCGATGATTGACGTGGCGCTACGCGAAAAATTGGGACCGGTTCCCCTGTCCGACATTGCGGTGCGGCAGCAGATTTCGCTCTCGTACCTGGAGCAAATGTTCAGCAAGCTGCGCCAGCACGGTTTGGTGGCCAGCACACGCGGACCCGGCGGTGGTTACGCGCTGGGGCAGCAGGCTGACCGCATCACAGTCGCTGACATCATTGGTGCCGTTGAAGACGAGACCGATCGCAGCACAAAAGACGCCGTTCGCCACGCGAAGACCGCCGCAAGCAGCGCGGGCAAGGACATGGCACAGGACCTGTGGGACAGCTTGAACACCAAAATGATGGACTACATGCAGTCGGTCACCTTGCGCAGTCTAGCGCTCGGGCAACTGGCCAAAGGGGTTCGGATTGAAGAAGAACCGGCACCCAACCGGGGGGTGTTCAAGAAGCCCAAACAGGAGTCTGTGCAGCGCAGTGTGCCCAACTCCGTCTTTGCACTGGGTCAGGCTATGCTGGCCCGGGGTTAA
- a CDS encoding zinc-dependent peptidase, giving the protein MPALIISALALLFVLWLLGEPYLTERKRQRIRAQPFPAAWREILKRRVPYVRALPADLQLQLKRHIQVFVAEKTFIGCAGLEITDEMRVTIAAQACLLILNRPGDYYPNLRQILVYPGSFVVHQAHTDDSGVAHQGRQILSGESWSEGQVILSWQDTLAGAATPTDGQNVAIHEFAHQLDQETGPANGAPLLARRAHYARWSQVLGAEFDALRTRASPDEASLFSDYGATDPAEFFAVISEVFFEQPQRMAEEHPALYHELAQFYRLDPLSW; this is encoded by the coding sequence TTGCCAGCTCTCATTATTTCCGCGCTGGCGCTGCTCTTTGTTCTCTGGCTGCTCGGCGAGCCCTATCTGACCGAGCGCAAGCGCCAGAGAATTCGCGCCCAGCCCTTCCCCGCCGCCTGGCGCGAGATATTGAAGCGCCGCGTGCCCTATGTGCGCGCACTGCCCGCCGACCTGCAACTCCAGCTCAAGCGCCACATCCAGGTGTTTGTCGCCGAGAAGACCTTCATCGGCTGCGCTGGCCTGGAAATCACCGACGAAATGCGCGTCACGATTGCAGCCCAAGCCTGCCTGCTGATCCTCAATCGGCCCGGCGACTACTACCCCAATCTGCGCCAAATCCTGGTCTACCCCGGCAGCTTCGTGGTCCATCAGGCGCACACGGACGACAGCGGTGTGGCTCACCAGGGGCGCCAGATCCTGTCCGGCGAATCCTGGTCCGAGGGCCAGGTGATCCTGTCGTGGCAGGACACGCTTGCAGGGGCCGCTACGCCCACCGATGGCCAAAACGTGGCGATCCATGAATTTGCCCATCAGCTGGATCAGGAAACCGGCCCCGCCAATGGCGCACCGCTACTGGCGCGGCGCGCGCACTACGCGCGTTGGTCGCAGGTGCTGGGGGCCGAGTTCGACGCGCTGAGAACCCGGGCCTCACCCGACGAGGCCTCCTTGTTCAGCGACTATGGCGCCACCGACCCGGCGGAATTTTTCGCCGTGATCTCGGAGGTGTTCTTCGAGCAGCCGCAGCGCATGGCAGAGGAACACCCGGCGCTGTACCACGAACTGGCCCAGTTTTACCGCCTGGACCCGCTGAGCTGGTAA
- a CDS encoding dicarboxylate/amino acid:cation symporter — protein sequence MKMNKLTTWIIVAMLAGIAVGYVCHALAPDAAAAKEIAGYFSIFTDIFLRLIKMIIAPLVFGTLVAGLAGMGDAKAVGRIGAKALGWFVSASLCSLLIGLTMANLLRPGDSVGVPLPDAGTVTNLKTAALNLKDFITHVFPRSIFESMANNEILQILIFALFFGVALGKLQDRNAKSLLKTTEEMVHVMLQVTDYVMRFAPIGVFAAVAAVITTQGLGILLVYGRYMGSFYLALATLWLVVISAGYFVLGKDVFRLLKLVRGPMLLGFSTASSESAYPKLMEQLEKFGVKDRVTGFVLPLGYSFNLDGSMMYTTFAALFISQAYNIPMSLGQQVTMLLVLMVSSKGIAGVPRASLVVVAAVLPMFGLPEAGLLLVLGVDHFLDMGRTVTNILGNAIATAVVAKWENAIDPVSDELAESEEVLPLPQDIDIAVA from the coding sequence ATGAAAATGAACAAGCTCACAACGTGGATCATCGTGGCCATGCTGGCCGGCATCGCTGTCGGCTACGTTTGCCATGCCTTGGCACCTGATGCTGCAGCCGCCAAGGAAATTGCTGGCTATTTCTCGATCTTCACCGACATCTTCCTGCGACTGATCAAGATGATCATCGCCCCCCTGGTGTTTGGCACCCTGGTGGCTGGCCTGGCAGGCATGGGCGATGCCAAGGCCGTGGGCCGCATCGGCGCCAAGGCCTTGGGCTGGTTTGTCAGCGCGTCCCTGTGTTCTCTGCTTATCGGCCTGACCATGGCCAATCTGTTGCGACCGGGTGACTCCGTTGGTGTGCCCTTGCCGGATGCCGGTACCGTCACCAACCTGAAGACGGCGGCGCTCAACCTGAAGGACTTCATCACCCACGTCTTCCCAAGGAGCATCTTCGAATCCATGGCCAACAATGAGATTTTGCAGATTCTCATCTTTGCCCTGTTCTTTGGCGTGGCGCTGGGCAAGCTGCAGGACCGCAATGCCAAGAGCCTGCTAAAGACCACTGAGGAAATGGTTCATGTGATGTTGCAGGTCACAGACTACGTGATGCGTTTCGCCCCGATCGGTGTTTTTGCCGCCGTGGCTGCCGTCATCACCACACAGGGACTGGGCATCTTACTGGTGTACGGCCGGTACATGGGCAGCTTTTACCTCGCCCTGGCGACCTTGTGGTTGGTGGTGATCAGTGCTGGCTATTTTGTGTTGGGCAAGGACGTGTTCCGTCTCCTTAAACTGGTCCGTGGCCCCATGCTGCTTGGCTTCTCCACCGCTAGCAGTGAATCTGCCTACCCCAAGCTGATGGAACAGCTGGAGAAGTTCGGCGTCAAAGACCGGGTCACCGGTTTTGTTCTGCCCCTGGGCTATTCCTTCAATCTTGATGGCTCGATGATGTACACCACTTTTGCTGCGTTGTTCATCTCGCAAGCCTACAACATCCCCATGAGCCTCGGCCAGCAAGTCACCATGTTGCTGGTGCTGATGGTTTCCTCCAAGGGCATCGCTGGCGTCCCCCGTGCCTCCCTCGTGGTGGTGGCCGCCGTGTTGCCCATGTTTGGTCTGCCGGAAGCTGGTCTGCTGCTGGTGCTGGGCGTGGATCACTTCCTTGACATGGGCCGCACCGTGACCAACATTCTGGGCAATGCCATCGCCACCGCTGTGGTCGCCAAGTGGGAAAACGCAATTGATCCGGTGAGTGACGAATTGGCCGAGTCCGAAGAAGTGCTGCCATTGCCGCAAGACATCGACATTGCGGTGGCCTGA
- a CDS encoding RNA pseudouridine synthase — MIHAKKPVPPAPREGERLAKRVAEMVPCSRREAEQYIEGGWVSVNGQVVEEPMFRVSDQRVEVDPDASLLELSAVTLLLHKPPGFDAMAAPGQANRHVKSAQQLLSAATHATDDASGVRLLKRHFAKLTACVPLETAASGLVVFTQDWRVLRKLTEDAQLMEQEVIVEVAGEVPAQSLQRINQGLAVDGQPLPAVKVSLNSTGETSSKLRFALKGSHPGLIAYLCERLGLQIVSMKRLRIGRVSMTQLPLGQWRYLQAHERF; from the coding sequence ATGATTCACGCTAAAAAACCTGTTCCCCCAGCCCCGCGCGAGGGTGAGCGCCTGGCCAAGCGCGTCGCTGAAATGGTGCCCTGCTCGCGCCGCGAGGCAGAACAGTACATTGAAGGCGGCTGGGTCAGCGTGAACGGGCAAGTGGTGGAAGAGCCCATGTTCCGGGTCTCTGACCAGCGGGTCGAGGTCGACCCCGACGCCAGCCTGCTGGAGCTCAGCGCCGTCACCCTGCTGCTGCACAAGCCGCCCGGGTTCGATGCCATGGCCGCGCCAGGCCAGGCCAATCGTCACGTCAAATCGGCGCAGCAATTGCTCAGCGCCGCCACGCACGCCACCGATGACGCGTCGGGCGTGCGACTGCTCAAGCGCCACTTTGCCAAGCTCACGGCCTGCGTGCCGCTGGAGACCGCCGCCAGCGGCCTGGTGGTGTTCACCCAGGACTGGCGCGTGCTGCGCAAACTCACCGAAGACGCTCAATTGATGGAGCAGGAAGTGATTGTGGAGGTGGCGGGCGAGGTGCCAGCGCAGAGCCTGCAGCGCATCAACCAGGGGCTGGCGGTGGACGGCCAGCCCCTGCCAGCGGTCAAAGTCAGTCTCAACAGCACCGGCGAGACCTCATCGAAGCTGCGTTTTGCCCTCAAGGGCTCCCACCCGGGCCTGATCGCCTACCTGTGCGAGCGTTTGGGGCTGCAGATTGTGAGCATGAAGCGCCTGCGCATCGGGCGGGTATCGATGACACAGTTGCCCCTGGGGCAATGGCGCTACCTGCAGGCGCATGAGCGGTTCTAG
- the nhaR gene encoding transcriptional activator NhaR: protein MNFKHLYYFWVTAKAGGIMRAGEQLHTTPQTLSGQIKLLEEWLGRKLFRKSGRQLELTEDGRLALDYAEQIFTLGAELEAAVRQARGGRRVLDFRVGVADSVAKSVVYRLLEPALLVKEPVKLICSEGKFPDLLAQLALHRLDLVIADEPLPRRISVKAFSHPLGSSSMSFFCAPTLKSRLQGLFPKCLNDMPMLIQGGSASVRQQLEGWLTRHQIHPQVIGEFDDAALLKAFGREGRGVFMAPTVLEAETVAQFGVDVIGRSDELVEEFFAVSVERRITHPCVLAITDAARDRLFSAV from the coding sequence ATGAATTTCAAGCACTTGTACTATTTCTGGGTTACGGCCAAGGCCGGCGGCATCATGCGCGCGGGTGAGCAACTGCACACGACGCCGCAAACCCTGTCCGGCCAGATCAAGCTGCTCGAAGAGTGGCTCGGGCGCAAACTTTTTCGCAAAAGCGGTCGCCAGTTGGAGTTGACCGAGGACGGTCGGCTGGCGCTGGACTATGCCGAGCAGATATTCACGCTGGGCGCTGAACTGGAGGCCGCCGTGCGCCAGGCCCGCGGCGGGCGGCGGGTGCTGGACTTCCGGGTTGGGGTGGCTGATTCGGTCGCCAAGTCGGTGGTTTACCGTCTGCTGGAGCCCGCCCTGCTGGTGAAGGAGCCGGTCAAGCTCATTTGCAGCGAAGGCAAGTTTCCTGATCTGCTGGCGCAATTGGCCTTGCACCGCCTGGATCTGGTGATCGCCGACGAACCGCTGCCCCGGCGCATCAGCGTCAAGGCCTTCAGCCACCCGCTGGGCAGCAGCAGCATGAGTTTTTTCTGCGCGCCAACGCTCAAGTCCCGGCTGCAAGGCCTATTTCCAAAATGCCTGAATGACATGCCGATGTTGATCCAGGGCGGCTCGGCGTCGGTCCGCCAGCAACTGGAGGGCTGGTTGACCCGGCACCAGATTCACCCGCAGGTGATTGGCGAGTTTGATGACGCCGCACTGCTGAAAGCGTTCGGACGCGAGGGGCGCGGCGTTTTCATGGCGCCCACGGTGCTGGAAGCCGAGACGGTGGCACAGTTTGGTGTCGATGTGATCGGCCGCAGCGATGAACTGGTGGAGGAATTTTTTGCGGTGTCGGTGGAGCGGCGCATCACGCACCCGTGTGTGCTGGCCATCACCGACGCGGCGCGCGATCGGCTGTTCAGCGCCGTCTAG